The DNA window GAGAGGACGTCGATCAGTTCGAAGCGGAGGTCCGGCAGCATCGCGAGCGCCTTCGTCCAATAGGCGCGCAGCGCGGCCTTGCCCTTGAGTACTCCTGACGGCTCCCCGGCGATGCTCGCGACGAAGGGCGAGGAGAACTCCACGTCCTCCGTGTAGTGCCCGAGGATGTGTTCGATATCGTGGGCGTTCCAGGCTTCAATCCACTCCGCAGCGAAGGCGCGCACGACACCTGGCTCAAGGACGGGCATGAGCAAGCTCCTGTTGATGG is part of the Stigmatella aurantiaca genome and encodes:
- a CDS encoding nuclear transport factor 2 family protein; this encodes MPVLEPGVVRAFAAEWIEAWNAHDIEHILGHYTEDVEFSSPFVASIAGEPSGVLKGKAALRAYWTKALAMLPDLRFELIDVLSGAGFVTLYYRGHRGTVAETFSLDASRKVRFATSCYSVERRGQPPCA